From Vitis vinifera cultivar Pinot Noir 40024 chromosome 5, ASM3070453v1, the proteins below share one genomic window:
- the LOC132253796 gene encoding uncharacterized protein LOC132253796 has protein sequence MAPKKTVSSVRVSEASEKAIDKLNAKEFRERFLIPHDVLIDLVNEEAAMPTEKGGKNAILFTKEQFNAGLRFPLPALFKEFLHFSQIPPIFIHPNLVRVLMGCSIINMLYSLDLTLLEVFFVYSLKKAKNDIFSVSAHLPSLQMVTELPDSTKGGAKGLVAVWGGWAGLSQHPSRPFSPNYTLKIPGLELRGHLVDWVEKASFACVCKLFEIDPKERAYKTLLSARNLTEVVREPQEYVINILPRKLAKDEIVPGEHYTVKELPLYQEAKEADAERRRKLLEDRDQKKTEGTIRKAPGQKRGPDSPPKKTSGKRGKLVKKHGKDAKEPTPPKEFPPPQTTYEGEVMIEEPVNAAPHSISSGPGRMSGLNHSGPSLVAAARLANVAEEAASINHPGNLNPDAAETAPLEEAGAESQSQPSDDPDRLAIVLVKGPPLKKPRLTRDLQSGLFERLQERQQEIEISCASAHDAHPDGGEVEMATETSAVPAIIPAEDASGPMCPDENMGAPIPGHELPSPSSSEEESADDAAPASPFSYAELEAKLKQITPDWKAIKPSAKMFDMIETLVRGLRSMSQQHALFTQLLQTADYMKTFSSRHQEIENQLRLRMEEAEASLSTMREENEALRVELAEAKGQEESTAGRLHEAEGEVARLRDELSRLRTEVLNEKKQKEDLQLRLDVQKEELEREFAVEREELAADYQRQVDDTFIFGYRCCMKKNGIKRDTPSIPPSEEKKLHEKPAP, from the exons atggctccaaaaaagacTGTTTCGTCTGTCCGGGTCAGCGAGGCTAGCGAAAAGGCGATAGACAAATTAAATGCGAAGGAGTTCCGGGAGCGATTCCTGATCCCCCATGACGTGTTGATAGACCTGGTGAACGAGGAGGCGGCTATGCCTACTGAGAAAGGTGGAAAAAACGCtatcctcttcacaaaggaacaattcaacgcggggctccggttccctctgccggcgttgttcaaggaattcctccacttctctcaaATTCCCCCTATCTTTATTCACcccaaccttgtccgggtgctgatgggatgcagcatcatcaacATGCTGTACAGCCTCGACCTGACGCTACTGgaagtgttctttgtctattccctgaagaaagcaaagaatgatatcttcagtgtgtccgctcacctgccctcccttcaaatggtgacagaactgccagattcgacaaagggaggggcgaaggggctggtggcaGTCTGGGGTGGATGGGCGGGGCTATCGCAGCATCCGTCGAGGCCTTTTTCTCCGAATTATACCCTAAAAATTCCGG gtttggaattgaggggccaccttgtggattgggtggaaaaggcaTCCTTTGCCTGTGTctgcaaattatttgaaatagatcccaaggagagggcctacaaaacattgcTCTCGGCGCGGAATTTGACAGaggtcgtccgggagccccaggaatatgttatcaacATCCTTCCTAGGAAATTGGCAAAGGATgagatagtgcctggggagcattatacagTGAAAGAGCTCCCCCTCTATCAGGAAGCTAAAGAAGCTGACGCTGAAAGGCGGCGAAAGCTCCTGGAGGATAGAGATCAGAAAAAGACtgaaggcactatccggaaggctcccggacagaagcgGGGTCCGGACTCCCCTCCGAAGAAAACTTCAGGAAAAAGggggaagctggtgaagaagcatgggaaggatgcgaaggaacccactcctcccaaggagtttcctcctccacaaactacctatgagggggaagtaatgatagaggagccagtaaatgctgctccgcactctatctcaagcggccccGGGCGCATGTCGGGGTTGAATCACTCAGGTCCCTCCTTAGTCGCGGCTGCGCGTCTAGCCaacgtggctgaggaagctgcatctatcAACCATCCGGGCAACCTCAATCCGGATGCAGCTGAAACGGccccgttggaggaagcgggggcagaaagccaaagtcagccttccgacgACCCGGATCGCCTGGCTATAGTCCTGGTGAAAGGGCCTCCCCTCAAGAAGCCGCGTTTGACGCGCGATCTACAGTCCGGACTCTTTGAgcggcttcaagagcggcagcaagagattgaaattagctgcgcttctgctcatgacgctcatccggatggaggcgaggtggagatggcTACTGAGACCTCAGCCGTTCCGGCAATAATTCCGGCTGAGGATGCATCCGGACCTATGTGCCCGGACGAAAATATGGGGGCTCCGATTCCGGGACACGAGCTACCCTCTCCTTCCTCATCCGAGGAGGAATCTGCTGATGATGCCGCTCCcgctagccctttcagctacgcggagttggaagctaagttaaagcagattactcctgactggaaagccatcaagccctctgctaagatgtttgatatgatagaaacg CTGGTGAGGGGCCTCCGCAGCATGTCTCAACAACACGCTCTTTTTACTCAGCTGCTGCAGACCGCAGACTATATGAAGACCTTCTCCTCTCGGcaccaagagattgaaaatcaactgcgtctgagaatggaggaggctgaggccagtctatccaccatgcgagaggaaaatgaagccctccggGTGGAGTTGGCTGAGGCAAAGGGTCAAGAAGAATCAACTGCGGGCCGCCTTCATGAGGCGGAGGGTGAGGTAGCCCGGCTAAGGGATGAATTGAGTCGACTCCGGACAGaagttttgaatgaaaagaagcagaaggaagacttgcagctgcgtctggatgtgcaaaaagaggaacttgaacgggagtttgctgtggaaagggaggaacttgcagcggattaccagagacaagtggatgatacatttatctttgggtatcgctgctgcatgaagaagaacggtataaagcgagataccccttcaattcctccaagtgaagaaaagaagctccatgagaaacctgctccctga